The genomic window TGCTCGTCGGCGATGTCGCCCACGATGGTCTCGACCACGTCCTCGATGGTGACGAGGCCATCAATGCCGCCATATTCGTCCACCACCAAAGCGAGGTGCATCCGCTCCTGCCGCATGCGCAGCAGCAGGTCGAGCACGGGCATGGAGGGCACCACGAAGAGCGGCTTGCGCAGCACGGAGCGCAGGGTGAAATCCCCCTCGCGCCCCATGGCGGCGATGATGTCCTTGATGTGGACCATGCCCAGCACGTCATCCAGGTGGCCCTGGTAAACCGGATAGCGGCTGTGGCCTTCGCGCTGGATGGCCGCCATGGCCTGGCCGAAGGTGAGGCCCACGGGGAGCGCGATGATGTCCGCGCGCGGCACCATCACGTCATTGGCCGTGGCGCCGCGCAGCTTCAGCACGTTGGAGAGCAAAGCGCGTTCGTGCCGGTCCAGCGCGCGGGCATCGGGCGCGCCCCCGGAATCGGCCGGCGCGCCGATGAGTTCCTCGACGCGGTCGCGCAGGCTGTCGGTGGCGCGGCGGTGGAAAAGGCCGCGGATGCGGCGGATCAGTTCGGGTTGTTGGCCGTCGCTCGCCATCACGCGGCCCCCCGCCAGCGCGTGCGCCAGGGGTTGCCGACGCCCAGGCGCCGCAGGATGCGTGCCTCGGCGCGTTCCATCAGCATGGCCTCGCCGGCCGAGAGGTGGTCATGGCCCAGCAAATGCAGGGTGCCGTGGACGACCAGGTGCAGGAAATGGTCCTGGACCGCGCGGCCCTCGGCCAGCGCCTCGCGCCGCACGACGCCGAGCGCCAGAGCCACATCGCCCAGCGTCAGGCTGCCATAGGGGGCGGGGAAGGAAAGGACGTTGGTGGCCTTCTCCTTGCCGCGGAAGCCGGTGTTGAGACGCCGGATCTCGGCGTCATCGGTCAGCAGCAAGGTCAGGTGGCCATTGGCGCCCTGGTCGGCCAGCGTGGCGGTGACGGCCCGTCGGGCCAGGGTCTCCACCCGGGGCAGGGCGGCACGCCAACCAGGCGCACCCAGCACCACATCCACATCGGCGAGCCCGGCGGCGAGTTCCGCACCGCCGGGCAGGCTACTTCCCGGTTCCATCCACATCCTTCCCGGCGCCACGGCGGGGCATGTTGCCGCCGCGCTGCGCCTCCATTGCACCATAGGCCGCGACGATGCGCCCCACGAGGGGGTGCCGCACCACGTCCTTCTCGTCGAAATGGGTGAAGCCTATTCCTGGCACCCCACGCAAGATGGAAATGGCCTCGACCAGTCCGGATTTCATCCCCGGCGGCAGGTCCACCTGCGTCGGGTCGCCGGTGATGGCCATGCGCGTGCCCTCGCCCATGCGGGTCAGGAACATCTTCATCTGGGCGGGGGTGGTGTTCTGCGCCTCGTCCAGGATGGCGAAGGAATGGGCGAGCGTCCGGCCACGCATGAAGGCGAGCGGCGCGATCTCGATCTCGCCCGCCGCGATGCGGCGCTGGACCTGCTCGGCCGGCAGCATGTCGTGCAGCGCGTCGTAGAGGGGGCGGAGATAGGGGTCCACCTTCTCCTTCATGTCGCCCGGCAGGAAGCCCAGCCGCTCGCCGGCCTCGACGGCGGGGCGGGAGAGCACGATGCGGTCCACCCGCTGCGCCAGCAGCAGCGCCACGCCCTGGGCCACGGCGAGGTAGGTCTTGCCGGTGCCGGCGGGGCCGATGCCGAAGACCATCTCGTTGCGGGAGAGAGTCTCCATATAGGCGGCCTGGGCCGGGGTGCGGGGGGCGATGGCGCCGCGCCGGGTGCGGATTTGCGGGATGTCCTGGAGCGGCAGGCGGGGGTCGGCCTCGGCCTCGCCCTCCGCCATGCGGATGGCGGCCTCGACCTCGGCGCCGGTCAGGCTGCCGCCGCGCTCCAGGCTGCGCCAGAGGCCACGCAGCACCTGTTCGGCCATCTGCGTGCGCTCGGCTGTGCCGCTCAGGGTGATGCGGTTGCCGCGGCAGGCCAGCCGCACGCCGCATCGGCTTTCGATCCGCGCCAGGTGCTTGTCATGCTCGCCATAGAGCATGGGCAGCAGGGCGTTGTCCTCGAATTGCAGGGTGACGCTGCGGGATTCGGAGGAGGGGGGGCCAGGGGGGTGACCCTGGCGGGCGCGGAGCGCGAGGGCGTTGCTCAAGCGGCGTGTTGCTCCTGGTTCGGAGGTTGGACGAGTTCACCCGAGAGGGAATTGGGATGGCCCGCGCGGATTCGCAGGGGTTGCACCGTGCCCACCAGTTCCAAACCGGCGACGGCATGCACCGGTTGCAACCAGGGCGTGCGGCCCGACAATTGTCCCGGATGGCGGCCGGGGCCCGTGAAGAGCACCTCCACCACCTGTCCCGCCTTGGAGGCGTTGAACGCCGCCTGCTGGTCCCGCAGCAGGGATTGGATCTCCTGCAGGCGGCGGTCCTTGGTGGCTTCGTCCACATGGCCGGCGGCGCCGGCGGCCGGCGTGCCGGGGCGGGGGGAATATTTGAAGCTGAAGGCCTGGGCGAAGCCCACGCGCTCGATCAGGCGCAGCGTGGCCTGGTGGTCGGCCTCGGTCTCGCCGGGGTGGCCGGCGATGATGTCGGTGGAGAGGGCGAGGTCGGGCCGCGCCTCCCGCAGCCGGTCCACGAGGCGGAGGTAGTCCTCCGCCGTGTGGCCGCGGTTCATCGCCGCCAGCACCCGGTCGCTGCCCGACTGGATGGGCAGGTGCAGGAAGGGCATCACGGCCGGGATGTCGCGGTGGGCGGCGATCAGCGCGTCATCCATGTCGCGGGGGTGGGAGGTGGTGTAGCGCAGCCGGAGCAGGCCGGGGATTTCCGCCAGCGCCGCCAGCAGCCGCGCCAGCCCCCATTCGGCGCCCGTGGCGTCCTGGCCGTGATAGGCGTTCACGTTCTGGCCGAGCAGCGTGATTTCGCGCGCCCCCTGCGCCACGAGGCGCCGCGCCTCGGCCAGCACCGCCTCGGGCGCGCGGGAATATTCGGCGCCGCGGGTGTAGGGCACCACGCAGAAGGCGCAGAACTTGTCGCAGCCCTCCTGGATGGTGAGGAAGGCGGTGACGCCCTGGGGCGCGCTGGCCTCGGGCAGATGGTCGAATTTTTCCTCCGTCGGGAATTCGGTGTCCACCACGGCGCCGGCGGCGCGGGAGATGCGGGCGACCAGTTCCGGCAGCTTGTGGTAGCTCTGCGGGCCCAGCACCAGGTCCACATAGGGCGCGCGGGCGGTGATCTCCGCGCCCTCGGCCTGGGCCACGCAGCCGGCGACGGCCAGCAGCATGTCCGCGCCCTCGGCGCGGCGGGCGTCCTTCATCACGCGCAGGCGGCCGAGTTCGGAGAAGAGCTTCTCCGTCGCCTTCTCGCGGATGTGGCAGGTGTTGAGGATGACCATGTCGGCCGCTTCCGGCGCGTCCACCGGGGCGTAGCCCAGGGGGGCCAGCACATCGGCCATGCGGTGGCTGTCATAGACGTTCATCTGGCAGCCCCAGCTGCGCAGGAAGAGCTTCTTCTTCGGTGTGGTGGTCTGCGTCATGGAGGGGCCTCGCCGGCCGCCGAAGGGGCGGTCCAGCGGGGATAGGTGCGGAACAGTGGCCGCGCGGTCAAGAAGCGCGGCCCCCGTCCAGGGCGGGGTTCTGACGCATCATCGGCCTGGACGGTTCCAGAACGGGACCGCGCCGGTCAAGGGAATAGCGTGTGACGATGCGGCCGTCGGAGGGACTAAGCTTTATATATTTCATTTGATCGGAAAAGCAACTTCTCATAGTGTCGAGGGAGCCAGCGGCCCCGGCGCGGCGGGCGAAGCATGGCCCTCGGCAAGGGGGCGGCGTCTTTCA from Roseococcus microcysteis includes these protein-coding regions:
- a CDS encoding PhoH family protein, whose translation is MLYGEHDKHLARIESRCGVRLACRGNRITLSGTAERTQMAEQVLRGLWRSLERGGSLTGAEVEAAIRMAEGEAEADPRLPLQDIPQIRTRRGAIAPRTPAQAAYMETLSRNEMVFGIGPAGTGKTYLAVAQGVALLLAQRVDRIVLSRPAVEAGERLGFLPGDMKEKVDPYLRPLYDALHDMLPAEQVQRRIAAGEIEIAPLAFMRGRTLAHSFAILDEAQNTTPAQMKMFLTRMGEGTRMAITGDPTQVDLPPGMKSGLVEAISILRGVPGIGFTHFDEKDVVRHPLVGRIVAAYGAMEAQRGGNMPRRGAGKDVDGTGK
- the ybeY gene encoding rRNA maturation RNase YbeY yields the protein MEPGSSLPGGAELAAGLADVDVVLGAPGWRAALPRVETLARRAVTATLADQGANGHLTLLLTDDAEIRRLNTGFRGKEKATNVLSFPAPYGSLTLGDVALALGVVRREALAEGRAVQDHFLHLVVHGTLHLLGHDHLSAGEAMLMERAEARILRRLGVGNPWRTRWRGAA
- the miaB gene encoding tRNA (N6-isopentenyl adenosine(37)-C2)-methylthiotransferase MiaB, which translates into the protein MTQTTTPKKKLFLRSWGCQMNVYDSHRMADVLAPLGYAPVDAPEAADMVILNTCHIREKATEKLFSELGRLRVMKDARRAEGADMLLAVAGCVAQAEGAEITARAPYVDLVLGPQSYHKLPELVARISRAAGAVVDTEFPTEEKFDHLPEASAPQGVTAFLTIQEGCDKFCAFCVVPYTRGAEYSRAPEAVLAEARRLVAQGAREITLLGQNVNAYHGQDATGAEWGLARLLAALAEIPGLLRLRYTTSHPRDMDDALIAAHRDIPAVMPFLHLPIQSGSDRVLAAMNRGHTAEDYLRLVDRLREARPDLALSTDIIAGHPGETEADHQATLRLIERVGFAQAFSFKYSPRPGTPAAGAAGHVDEATKDRRLQEIQSLLRDQQAAFNASKAGQVVEVLFTGPGRHPGQLSGRTPWLQPVHAVAGLELVGTVQPLRIRAGHPNSLSGELVQPPNQEQHAA
- a CDS encoding hemolysin family protein, with the translated sequence MASDGQQPELIRRIRGLFHRRATDSLRDRVEELIGAPADSGGAPDARALDRHERALLSNVLKLRGATANDVMVPRADIIALPVGLTFGQAMAAIQREGHSRYPVYQGHLDDVLGMVHIKDIIAAMGREGDFTLRSVLRKPLFVVPSMPVLDLLLRMRQERMHLALVVDEYGGIDGLVTIEDVVETIVGDIADEHDEDGAPQIIERGEGVYELDARTPIEDFEEKLGEVLTPEERSADIDTVGGLVFTLAERVPARGEIFSHPSGLEFRVLEADARRIRRLRVRRPATAAARSAAE